GTCGTTGCGCATGAACCGCGAGTAGTAGACGAGAAGCGGGTTCACTGCGAGGAAGAGGGCGAGTGCTACCGTCTCGTCGCGCCGGAGGTGTTCGCGGAAGAGCCACGCCGAAAGCGGGAGGAGTGCGCCGACGACGGCGACGGGGAGGCGAGCGGTGAAGTCCGACGCGGGGAGAATCGCGAAGAGGTAGTCGTTGACGATTGGTAAGAACGGTCCGTGGATGATGGGCCGATAGCTGAACTCGCCCGTCTCGTGGTAGCGAAGAATCCAGTACCCGACGCGGCCTTCGTCCCAGTGGAAGATGCGTCCACCGAGGTCCACGAGGCGGACGACGAGGGCGACGACGGCGACGCCGATAATCGCGAGGAGGGCACGAGACCGAGAGAGTAGTTCGGTCTCACTGTCTGCGCTCATACGAACTCATCCTTACGCCGACAATACAACTGTTATGTTTACGAGTCGCGCGCACGGCCAAATTCGGTGGGTGTCGGTAGTTCTTTTATCTGCCACGGGAAGGGTCGGCTATGGTCTCTCTCGGACTCGTAGTGGCCCGATTCAACTCGTCGGTCACCGAACAGATGGAGGATGCGGCACACGACGCCGCCGCCGAGCGCGACGCGGAGATCGCCGAGACGATTCAGGTCCCCGGCGCGTACGACTCGCCCCTCGCGGCCGACCGCCTCGCCCGCCGCGACGACATCGACGCCGTCGCCGTCATCGGTGCAATCGTCACCGGCGACACCGACCACGACCGAGTCATCGCCGACGCGACGGCACAGTCGCTGACCGACGTGTCGCTCGACCGTGACAAACCCGTCACGTTCGGCGTCTCCGGTCCCGGAATGAGCGGTGCCGAAGCGCGAGAGCGTATCAGCAAAGGTGCGGAAGCGGTTTACGCTGCGACCGATATGGTGGAGGCGTTGGCATGAACTTCGACTTCAGCGAGCGCGTGGGACGCGTGGAACCGAGCGCCACCCTCGCCATCTCGAACCTCGCGAGCGAACTGGAAGCACAGGGCGAAGACGTGGTCGACCTCTCGGTCGGCGCACCGGACTTCCCCACGCCGGAAAACATCGTCCAGGCTGCCAAGGACGCGATGGACGCCGGTCACACCGGCTACACCT
The genomic region above belongs to Haloferax marinisediminis and contains:
- the ribH gene encoding 6,7-dimethyl-8-ribityllumazine synthase, which encodes MVSLGLVVARFNSSVTEQMEDAAHDAAAERDAEIAETIQVPGAYDSPLAADRLARRDDIDAVAVIGAIVTGDTDHDRVIADATAQSLTDVSLDRDKPVTFGVSGPGMSGAEARERISKGAEAVYAATDMVEALA